One window of Diabrotica undecimpunctata isolate CICGRU chromosome 8, icDiaUnde3, whole genome shotgun sequence genomic DNA carries:
- the LOC140448813 gene encoding uncharacterized protein, whose product MKFTPNRIFNVDQTGITTVQGRPSKVMALRGRKQVGTLTSAERGELSTAVICMSASGIFIPPMIIFPRINMQQHFMHGVPPGTLGVTHKSGWMQIDLFTKWFDHFLIHTRASKDNPALLILDGHKTHT is encoded by the coding sequence ATGAAGTTTACTCCAAATCGAATTTTCAATGTGGACCAAACAGGGATCACAACAGTGCAAGGGCGTCCATCAAAGGTAATGGCCTTGAGAGGTAGAAAACAAGTGGGTACACTCACATCAGCAGAGCGTGGTGAGTTATCGACTGCAGTGATCTGCATGAGCGCTAGTGGAATATTCATCCCACCGATGATCATTTTTCCCAGGATAAATATGCAGCAGCACTTTATGCATGGCGTTCCACCAGGAACTTTGGGGGTAACACATAAATCTGGCTGGATGCAGATTGATCTATTCACTAAATGGTTTGATCACTTCCTCATCCACACTCGAGCCTCTAAAGACAATCCAGCATTACTTATACTCGATGGACACAAAACCCACACGTAA